The genomic stretch GATACAATAAATTTGACGCTGTTTTTGCTTTCAGATTTGTAAGTATGAAGAGGTTTGATTCCATTTATTTCCAGAGCATGACAACCTTTTAGGAGCGTCTGCTCTAGTTCTATTTTTGAACCAAGAACCGAAAGCAAAGCAACTTGTTGAATCGTAATATCGCTATCTGGTATAAGCTTTTTTACTTTAGTCAGAATCGCCCCAAAATGACGAACGTCACAATTGAAATAGTAATGCGCGACTTTCCCCTTCACGTACCTGTGCAACAAGTTAAATTCAGACTGTAGTTGGATCTGCTTCTCTAATTGATTGAAGTCGATGCTGTGATTTTTTAGCTCAACTTTTAACGAACATACATCTTCTTTACCTGATACCAGTTCAATTTTATGTTCAGCGGAGCTGTGATCGCGACTAATAAAAGTGCCGGGATGCTCTGGCTCAAAGGTACATCTCATGTGAAGATCAATGTTTTTCTCAGACAGCTCTGCAATAGCTGCCGGATGAACAACATCATTTGATAACGCCGATAGTTGATCGACTACTTGGTAACTCGAGTCTTCCATAGGAGAAACCTGACCTTCACCAATCAATGTAGGATCCCCTGAACTCAGATGGTGAGATTTATGAATAACAGCTTGCTTGGCATCTGTTATTGCGGCAATACGGCTTAATGTTAAATCTCCATAACGGCGATCGTGTTGGTAGCTCTTATTGATGTCATGTGAAGAACAGGCTGCCACTACAGGGAGCTCACAACTTAAATCTACATCTTCTAAGTTATTTTTTAACTTAGTATCAAACGATTGAGAAGGCTCATTCGTAGCATCACTTAGATCAATGAACTTTGTTTGGACACCATAACGTTTTGCTTTTAGCGCAGTGTTATAAGCACTGTGTACTTCTCCAATAGCGGCTAATTGCTCCCGAATTTGGGGGAGACAGCGTTTAGTAGCCAAACTTTCGCGCACCCAACTTCGAGTATGAGAGGTTCGCTTGATAATGAAATCATCAGCCTCTCTACGCAACATCGGGTCTGCGAATACACTTTCATTTACCCACAAAAGTCGTTGAACGACACTATCTAACTTGCTTTCCCATAAATCGCTGCCACTTAGAGCGTAATGATAGACACCAGGTTCATAGGTGTTTTTACTCTCCAAAAGCGCATCGGTGATCCCCTGATAGGCTGGAATGACAAGAATTCTATTGTATCTGGCTTGAGACGTCGGTTTGAGAATAATGTTGTCTAGAACAGCATCAAACGCTGTCATGGAAGAACCACTTATTTTTTCAACCGTATGAGACATACTCTCCCTTAATGTTTCTGAGTGACTGTTGTGACCAAAAATAATTTGAACACTAAGTATATTTCGTATGATACACCAATTTATTCCTCCTTCAAACAAGGTTTTAGTGCTGGCCCCTGAGTTTTTAATGAAAAAAATTGTTAGTGCTGTAATTTTGTAAGGGCTTTCTAGGTCCAGTTTATCTGTGGTGGATTAAACTTGTCTAAATTAGAATTGACTAATATATAAAGTTAAATCATCATAGTAGCTAGATTTGCGTGGTGAGCTTGATGGTGTCACTTCACAACGCATTTGCGCACATAAACAAGAGGAGAAGTAAATGGAGTTCTCAATACCTTGGCACGCTTTAACGGGGGGTGCTTTGCTCGGCTTATCTGCAGGTTTACTTATGTTGTTTAGCGGAAAAGTTGCAGGTATCAGTGGGATTCTTGGAGGGTTACTGACCTCGAAAGCGGGAGATCGATTATGGCGAGTATTGTTTCTGTTTGGAATGGTGATCAGCATTGTATTTACGCGTCCAATCGGCTTTGAGTTACCTGATTTAAGCGCTATGAACCTTGGTTTAGTCATTGTTGCTGGGGGATTAGTCGGTATAGGCACTCGTTTAAGCAATGGCTGTACGAGCGGACATGGGATTATTGGCATGGGCCGTTTTTCTAAACGTTCTGTTGTTGCAACATGTACGTTCATGATCGTCGCGATTTCTGTTGTGTTTGTTCGTCGTATGTTAGGAGTGCTTTAAATGAATCCTGTCTCGCTATTCATCGCTCTTTTGTCCGGTGTTCTGTTTGGTATTGGAATGAATATTTCTGGCATGGTTGATCCTGCCAACATTTTTGCGTTTCTTGATATCACAGGGGATTGGGACCCTAGTCTTGCTTTTGTGATGGGAGGAGCTTTACTCGTATTTACGCCTTTTTACCATTTCATTATCAAACCCCGTGGTAAAACTTTTGATGGTAACGCCTTGAATCTGCCTACGAATACAAAGATTGACCGAACACTGGTTTTGGGAGCATCTATTTTTGGTTTAGGCTGGGGGTTGGGTGGGATTTGCCCTGGGCCAGCGGTGGCTAGTTTCGGTGAGGGCAGTATTACCATCATCTTGTTTATCATTAGCATGATGAGTGGGATGAAGTTGGTTGCCTTCGTTTCCCAGAAGTTTGTTACATCCTAACCAAACTAGCCTTAGGATAGACAGATTTAGTTGCAATCTAAACTATCAAGTAAAACAAAATTTATAGTCGATACAAGGCGAACAAGTCATCGTATTATCAACATATTGGGATCGCCCAAATTCCTTGACGATCCCAAGTGGATATTATCTTAATCAACTATGTCGGCATCTGTTAGGCAATATCAGTAAGCGATCTCTGGCGGGTGGACGGTCATGACGTCATTAGCAAATTGTTCTGGGCCACGTAGAATCGCCCGCCCGACGGCCGCGAGATCGAAATAAGAATGTTCTAACGCTTGCTCGATATAGTCGGCAGTTTCTATACCGCCTACACCAATGATAGGTACTCCCAAGTCTGCTTTCTTAAGATAGTGAGACTCTGAAACCAAATAGCCTTCACCCCGTCTATCTTTTGGTCGGTTCCAGCCGCCAATTCCAGAGGAGACATCAATGATGCTAACTCCAGTTGCAATAAAAGACTGACACATCTTAACCACGCTTTCTTGAGTTAATCCTTGTGGGTAGAGATCTTGTCCTGGGATACGCACCATGACTGCCAACTGGGTAGTCGAGCGAATGGCTTTGATGATATCTACAACCATTCGAATACGATTTTCTAATGATCCTCCATATTGGTCGTCTCTTTGATTAGTGATCGGTGATAAAAATTGGTTAAGGCCATATCCATGCGCGCAATGGAGTTCAACAAAATCAAAACCTGCTTTCTCGACTCGAATCGCTGCTTGGACAAATGATTCAATCCATAGCTTAATATCATCTACCGACATTGCTTTTGGTTGAGGTAGTGTCCGGTCATAAGCGGGGACTGTTATTCCTGAAGGGCCCATTAAATCGGGACAGATATCGAGTTGTGCTTTGCCACCGCAATGGGTGAGCTGAAAGCCTGCTTTCGCACCGTTACTGTGGATTGCATCAGCAATTTTCGTCATCCCTTCAATGCATTCATCATTGTGAGCACCAAGTTGGTTAGGTTCACTTTTGCCTGTTGTATGGACGAAGCTGTATTCAACCATCACTAAGCCAGCACCGGAGCGTGATAAGTTTCGGTAATGTTCAGTGGTTGCGTCTGTCGTTAATCCATCGGTAGTGGCTGTCTGAGAAGCCATTGGTGGTACAACAAGTCGATTTTTCAGTGTATGAGTTGCGATATTTAATGGTTGAAAGCGTCGCATACTGTTTCCTATGTATCCGTTGATTCGCTCCATTTTAAAGACTTAAGGTGATAAAATTAAGAAACATTATTTCACCAAGTGTTTTCAAAATGGAAACAAGGGAAGAGCGATGAAATTGAATGATTTGGCTGTGTTTGTTGAGGTAGCTAAAGCGCCAAGTATGCGTGAGGCAGCCAAAAAGATTGGTATGCAGCCCGGTACAGTATCTAAATTGATTAAGCGCATTGAAGCCTATTATCAACAGAAACTGTTCGACAAGCATGGCACGCAATGGGGGCTCACCGAAGCTGGAGATATGTTGTTTCAACGAGTTATTGAGATGTTGGCGATCAATGACAAAATTGAACGGGAACTGGGTAAACCACGTCGCCCACATTTGCGTGTTAGCGGTTCTGAGGCGGTGCTGGGGTATTTTGTACCAAGCTTGATTGAGCGTTTATTGAGTCATAATCATGATGTCTCACTTGAAACAAAGAGTGCTCAAGACCTCACATTACTTAACAAACATGAGGTCGATATTGCATTAGTGTCTAGCTTAAATGGGTTTCCTCCACACCAACGACAGTTAATAGCAACAGAGCTGAGTCAGGCAAATTTTGTTACCGTCGCCAATCAAGATCATCCATTGTTCTCAAAGGAAGGAGCGGAAGCGGTCTCGATTGAAAGTTTGCTTCATTATCCTTTCGTTGTGCCGTCGAAGCCTATCTATGGTGCAATGGCGAAACATAGAAGCCTTGATGGTTGGCATGACGAAGAGTTCAGCCGTCGCATATCCGCACGCGTCGACACGATTTCAACACTGATAGCATTGGTAAAACACCAACCACTTTTGGCTTACCTTCCGGACTATGTTGCTAAAGAGCATGGATTGAAAGTGATCACCGTTTTGGGGTGTCCCTATAGCTGCGAGCAAACGGTCTGGCTATGCCGACATAGTGAGGTTCAGCATCATTGCTTACAGGTATTCGATAATGCGCTTTAGTAGAGTTTCTATGCCTTTAAAAAATTATTAGGTGTTCGGTAATTTTATGCGCCTATCTATACTTTTGTTCTCCCTCTGGCTATCAAAAATAGGGTTTAGATGAGACTAATCGTATTAAGTCGTTGCTTACTATGATTGTCATGGTCCCAGTCCGCCCCAATATGTATCTTACCCTCACTTTTTTAGAGTGATGAAAAAAGATGAACGATCTAGGTAGAATACGTCATCTTTTAAACTCACTGATTTTCATACACTTCTGCCCGTTCTTTTGAGAGCCATACAGCAAGTTAGTACCAACCCTACAAAAAAACTTAATTGTAGCTTTGTAAACCTTGTCATGTAGGAATTCAATTTCATGCTAATGGAATATCTCACCATCCAGTGATAAATCACAATATTTATAAAATAGGGATTGATATATAAAAAATAAAACATGTACCTCAGCTTTGATAGTACATGCCCGTTTAATGGAAAGGTATATTTACGCCATTAAAATTAGGCGCTGTCGGTGTGTTTATAGTGATTGCATTGGTTCCTATTGGATCTGCGTTAGCGGGAAGTATTTTAAAAATGAAATTGATGAGCATGACTCACTATAAGTGTTGGATTAAAAACATAATGATTTTAAAAATAGAATAATAATATTTTAATTTCTTCGTCAGGAGCAAGGGAAACAATACTTTAATGATAATTAGACAGGCACGTTATTTTGAATACATTTACTAAAACACTTCTAGCTAGTTCCGTTCTTCTAGCGACTTCTTCAGCAATCGCAGCCACTGCTAATGTTCAAAGCTTTGGTGATTCAACTACAGCCGTAGACGGTCAGGGTTTACAACAAAAGATCCAAGTTAATGCCGATGAGATTGAAAAACTAAAGCGTGATTTAACGCCGCAAACGGGCCAATCTATCTCTGAATTACAGCAAAAAGTGAGTGCTATGGTGACTCAAGATACTCCTAAAACGAAGATGTTACAGGACAACCGTAAGCTTCTCACTGGTGGTGATATCGTTACTAAGAGTCATGTTGATATGACCGACCCGCAAAATCCGCGAATGGTACCTCAAACCACTACTCATACCGTAGGCTTGAAAGCTCGCTTAGATGAGTTGGAGCAAAAAGTAGGTGTACAACATGCAGAGAATCACCTAACTCAGAAAGCTGATACCTTGTCCAGTCAAATTGCTGGAGCCTCGTCAACAGCGGGAACGGCGCTATCTACGGCAAACCACAACCAGGATCATATTGCTAACCTAGTTGCAGAAAATAGCAATATTCATGCAGAACTCAGCGGGGGTGATGTAACTACGCCAGTACTTGACTCCAATGGGCATCCTACAGGCAGCACAACCCACTATAACGCTGAAGGCTTAAAGAGCCGCTTGGATAAAGTAGAGCAAGCGTTAGGTACGCCATTAAGCCGCGACAATACGCTACAAGCTAACGCTGACTCAATTAGTCACAAAGTTGAACAAAACAAACAAAGTGCAGCTACAGCAGTTAGTAATGCAGCAAGCGCTCAAACTACAGCTAACAATGCGATGACAGCATCTCGCACGAATGGAGGTGCAATAACAGCACTGCAATCTGAAACTCATGCATTGCAAGGTCGTGTTAATACTATTGAGCACTCTGCTTTAAATGCAGCTTCCCATGACCAGTTGGCTAAAGTTAATACTGAATCTAAATCCGAGCGTACTCATCTAGCAGAGGGTGTTAAACAGATAGCGCATGATATGGATGAGCGTCAAGATGTCGTCGAACATGTTCTAGGGGGCTCAGATGGTCAACATGGTGTCGTGGGTGACGTAGACCAATTAAAAGCTAACCAGGGCGTCATTGCGACTAACCAAGGACACTTTAATAGTCGTATTGGTCAAATTGAACAATTGGTAGGTGGTTCACCTACTGCCACCGGTATTCTCGATCAAGCAACGAATAGTGCCAACCAAGCAAGAGATGCTGCAGATGCAGCTCAATCAACAGCAGATCAGAATACAACGGATATTCAATACAATTCAGCGAATATTGCGAAGAATGAACTGCAAATTAAAGATCTGCGTGAAGCACTTAAAAAGCAAGCTAAACGTATAGACGGCGGAATGGCTCAAGCGTCAGCATTTGCCGGTTTAGTCAGCCCTTATAATGTAGGTAAGATTAATACCACAGTTGCATTGGGTCACTCTGGAAGTGCCAACGCATTAGCTTTAGGTGCGGGTATGCGAATTAATGAGCAGTTCACTGTCAAATTAGGTGGTGCTTATGATACCGGGACAGAACAAGTGTCTAGCTATGTAGGGGCTGGTTGGGAATGGTAATGGATTTACTTTACAACAATTAAAGTAAACACGATTCATAGAGAGTGATTGTGTGTGCCCAAATCTAAAGTCGATAGAAACACACCCATATATTCCAACTAAAAATTAAATAGAAGTAATGTAGTAAGGTAAAATGCAATGAATATGATAGTGAAATCAGCACTAGTTATGGCTCTTTCTGGAATAATGCTAACAGGTTGTGCTTCGGCATTAAATGGTTTGTCAGGCTCATTTGAAGACCAAGAAAACGATTATGCAATGACTTATGGCACATATTCGATTCAAGATGGTATATGGTACTTTAATACTAATTGGGACCTAAAAAACCAAGATATGGACCAAAAATTGTCGGATTGCGATAAGGTGCGCCAGGTTCTAAAAAATGATCTTAAGGATGAAAGTAAGAAAATGGAACTAGACGTTAATATTATTCCAACACAGGGCGCTGCCTTCAGTTGTCACGTATCGATTAATAATGAGAGATAGACGATTAAAATAGTGTACTAAATTTTCTTGTACTCATTTAAAAATTAGACTGACAAATACCTATTTTCTTAGTACTTGTCAGTCTATCCTTGTTTGACTTTTAGACGTAATACGACGAGAGATCATAGAAAAGCCAGAATTTTCACACACCGATACCAATCACAATGTTCAAAGCTCGTCCGTCGGGCAATGAACCCATTCAGCGAAACCTCTCTACTACTACTCGATTTATGAGCACAACGTGATCAACTCCGACCAAATTTCCGCGAGAAATATATTTTCATTGCACGATTAAATTTATCAATAGTAATATTAAAACCTTAAATTGTAAGGAAAAGAGCAAATAGAATGTCTAAAGCAGAGTCTTCATCTAGAAAATTGAGTTTCATAGTCATAGGTGTCGTTCTTGTTGTTTGGTTGTATAGCTTATGGGCTGACAGAGTCACACCTATTACAAGCACTGCCAGAATTCACTCGTACCTAGTACGTATTACACCTGAAGTATCAGGGAATCTGACTCAAATTCATGTTCGCAACAATGAGATTGTTGATGCGGGTGAGGTCCTTTTTGAAATTGACCCAAGGGACTATCAAATTAATCTGCGATCAGCAGAAGCAAATTTAGCCATCGCTGGTCAGAATATTGGAGCGAGCACCGCAGCCGTTGAAGTTGCGCAAGCTAAGGTCATTGAGTCACTGGCTGCAAGAGACAATGCGAGAGAGCAAGCTGCTCGTGTTTCTGAGTTGGCTGCAAAGGGTGTACTAAGTAAATCTGAGTTAGATGATGCGAATGAACTAAAAGCACGTGCTCAGGCTAACTTAGAGGCAGCTGAAGCTGGGCTCGTTCAAGCAAAGCATAATCTAGGGCCTGAAGGGAAAGACAACCCACAGATCTTGGCTGCCATTGCTCGTTTAGAAAAGGCGCAACTGGATCTACAAAGAACCAAAGTTGTTGCTCCATCGAATGGTATCGTTTCAAACTTACAGCTTACGACAGGACAGAAAGCGACGACGGGCTCGCCACTGTTAACGTTCATAGATCCTAGAGGGGTTTGGGTATCTGCGCTCGTACGTGAAAACTCTCTTGAGAATATTCGTGCCGGTCAAAAAGCACAAATTGTATTAGATGCACTGCCTGGGCGAGTCTTTGAAGGCCGAGTGGAAAGTATTGGCTGGGGGACTGGAGGCAGTAATGAGGTGGATTCTACGACCGGCTTTTTGGTTGCAGACAACAATTCTCTAAATGCACAGCGCTACCCAGTAAATGTTGTTTTTGATGAGGAGATTATTCCAGAAAACATCCGCTATGGTTCTAAAGCAACGGTAGCCTTTTACACTGAGCAGAGCTCGTTTGGAGAATGGCTTGCTTCAATATGGATGAAAGTGCTGAGTATTTGGACCTATGTTTCATAATCCGGCAAACCCAATCTTTAGGTTGGTTTTCACTCCGATTCTATTGCTGTTTTACTTACACTATTCTGGTGCTCCAGTCCCATTTCTGGCACCCGTATTTGTTGTTATTTTGTTGACACTTATGCCGTCTAAACCTCCGTTCAACATGATGTTGAAATTGTTGGCGGTATTGTCAGTGCTTAGCTTTGGTATCACAACACTGTCAGAAACTCTCTTGAGCTCTAGTACTGGCTTTTTGTTGTTTAGTTGGTCGCTTCTTTGCTGGAGCTACTACCGAAGTCATCGCGATCCAAAAGATATCGTTTCAACACTTACGTTGATAGTGGTGTTGTTGGTTATAGTGATGAGTCAACAAACGGCGGTATCTCTATCTGGTTTACCTTGGATTCTCTTTATGGGCTTTGTTGTGGCGTTAATTGCCACATACGTCAGTTTCTGGTTGTTTCCTGGTGATGAGAAAGATATACAGCCAGACGACAGCAATATTGATGGTGCAAACGAGTGGATAGGAATCATCCTTTTTAAAGCGACAGCGCTCTGTGTGGTCTTATACGCTCTTATTGCATTGGAAAGTACACAAACATTGTTAATCGCCATCACATTTGGGTGCATGATTAGACCTCCAATCAACCGAGATAGCCACTCTTTTGGGCAGCATCGATTTGTTACAGCAACGTTGGGGATACTGTTTACGTTGCCGTGTATGCTAGCGGTTACGATTGGGACGTCTACCTATGTTGTGTTAGGTATCGCTATTTTCTGTGGCCTACAGTTGGCGTGTTTTGCTATACGTCGTCAAACGAATTTGACTATTTATCAGTTGCTTTTTACTAACTTTACAGTACTGACCTATCAGATTATCAGTAATCCTGGTATCGAGTCATTTTCGGCTCAAACTACGCGACTAATTTCGATTTCCATTGCGATAGCCCTTGGTGTGTTGGTGTTAAACTTATTTGGCTCAAAGCAAGAAAAATAACGAGTATCTCACTTAAAACACGTTATTGAGAATGTCTTTGAACTTAGTTTCAGTTTCCTCCGTACCAAAGAGCTGCGGAGGAAAGAATGAAACTCAATAGTACGACACTTTATGAACGACTTTCGAACGAAGAGGATGCGAGGGCGTGTAGCGGTATATCCGAAAAGGCTTGCCGAGAAATTCCCGGTAATTTTCTAAAAATCTTAGTGGCCCAATTCAGCACCAAGCTTGCCGATTCGTTTAGCAGCAGTAAAGTTGTTCTGCCTTGGCTACTTGCTTCGGCGGGTGCTCCGGCTTTCTTTGCTGCGCTTTTGGTTCCCATTCGTGAGTCAGGTTCTCTCATACCACAGCTATTTCTTGGTGGCCTTGTTCGGCAATTTCAACAGCGTAAGCAATTTTATGTTATTGGATCGCTGCTGCAGGGAGCTCTGGTTGCGTTGATGGCTATTTCCGCTACTCAACTTGAGGGTGTTGAATTGGGTTGGGCCATCATTTTATTGTTGATCTTCTTTTCGTTCAGTCGCGGCTTATGCTCCATTGCAAACAAAGATGTACTAGGGAAAACGGTACCTAAAGCACGACGAGGTCGGCTAGGTGGGTTGAGCGCCAGTCTTTCCGGCATTGTGACTTTAGTTGTTACTGGGAGCATGCTTTCCTTTCAACAACCCTCAGTCACATTCTTGCTTGTCATGCTAGTGATCGCGAGCCTTTGCTGGTTATTAGCTGCACTGAGCTTTGGGTCGATCATTGAATATGCTGGTGCGACCGAAGGAGCCAATAATGGATTTAAAGTTGCTGTTCGCAACCTCAACCTTTTACGATACGATAAGCAATTCCAATGCTTTGTTACAGTGCGTACGCTGCTAATGGGCTCTGGACTGGCAGCACCATTTATCGTTTTGCTTGCCACGCCTCATACCGACTTTGCGGGTGTTCTCCTTTTTGTGATTCTAACTGGGCTTGCCAATCTAGCCAGTGGTTTGTTTTGGGGACTTCTCGCTGATAAAAGCAGTCGATATGTCATCCTATTAACGGCGACATTGTCGATTGGCATATTTCTGTTCTCGGCCTTGTTTCACATTCTGTTCGAACCCAACTTGTCATCAAATTCTGTTTTAGCCGTTTATCTCTTACTTTATTTTCTTCTTGCTGTCACTCATCAAGGGGTGCGGCTAGGGAGAAAGACGTACCTTGTTGATATGGCTGACGGTAACAAACGAACAGACTATGTCTCTGTGAGTAATACGGTCATTGGTGTTCTGCTTCTGATATACGGGGTAGTCAGCGGATTTATGGCACAGTGGAATATGGCAGCGGTTCTAGTGCTATTCTCATTGAGTAGCTGCTTTGCGCTCATCGTAGCTTTCAAACTGAAGGAGGTTTAAGGCATGTCCGTAACACAAGACCATCAAGATTTTTTCCAATGGCTGGAACAGCGTAATCCCAATCAGGTGGAGTTCAATCAAGCGGTACAGGAGCTTTACAAAGATCTCGTCCTGATCGTCTCTATATGGAGTGCTGGCTTGTACCTAACCCAGACGTGACTCAATATGTCCGTCTGGGTTTTTTATGCCCTCTAACACTTCTTTGGGCGCAAACGCATGAAGAAGTTCAAAGTTCAAATTGCGCGTTTGCTGGTGGCATCTATTTCCCAGAGAAAGTAGGTTCAGTCTTTGATGTCTACACGCGTGATAAGTCGTAACCCGCAGCCAGGAGTAGACCTCGCTCATGCTTGATAAGTTGTGCTCTATCTAGGATAAGTTCATGCAGTGCTTGCTGTGGCTTGGACGCAATGGTCTTGTAGTCTTCGAATGAATGAGCCGCATCGATGGCTTTAAACATTTCGCTAATCACATTTCGAGCTTCACACGGGTTTGATGTAGTCTTGAAGTATTCAACACCTTGAGCTGCTTCGCGCATTTCCACAAGTAGCTCGGTTGGGCTTGTTTCTTTCGCCACAGCTAGATAGTTGTCCAACACTCGCTTAGCAAATAGGAGCTCCGTTAGTGGGATATCGCGACCGCTTTCGATCAATGCTTGGTCTAAAATTTGAGTTGAGCTCATTGTCTGTCCTTGTTTCATTTTACAACTTTTAATCGCAGTCTAAAGTATCGTGGGAACAAAATAAATAACGCTTTTCATTTAATATCTATTCAAAGATGTGCGGCTAAATGAATCACTTATCGGCGTGAACGAAACGTGGTCGGAATATAGCTATGGAGAATAGGAATACACCAATGAATAGCCTATAACATGGCTTACAACACCAAGAGTTAGACGGGCACTTCCCTAGAGATGAACTATTGCAGTTTACCTGATGCAACAATTGGGTTTTTTGACCATTTAAGGTGAATAATTATTTACGAAGATTGATGCAAATGATGTGAATGCGTGATGGATAGCGCTAGACAGAACTAACGGTGACGTCGTAACTTAATGGGGTGTTGTGAGCTGAAGAATCAGGCGAATCTAATAGCGTTGATGGGCTCGTCGCAATAGCAACGAACCCACCCTTAGCGCCTCATGAGAGGGTTATTGTCGACATTGTGCAAAGAGATCTTGGTCCTTGCGATATTCTGAGGTCTGCACATCCATAATCCCCAGTAGCGAGTCGAATATGTTGTCATGAGATAGGTGTGCGTTTTGTCCCTTTTCTCGTAAACAATTCACGTTAAGATTTTTCTGAGTCGCAAAATCATTTGATGACCAGAAGATCATCGGTACATGTGTTTGCTCTTTCGGTGCAAATGAATAAGGCATACCGTGCAGATAAACGCCATTCTCTCCTAAAGATTCACCGTGATCAGACACATAGATTAGCGCAACATTGTATTTATCTTGGAGTTGCTCAAGCTTGCTCATGATTTGTGAAAGAAAGTAATCCGTAAATAAGATGCTATTGTCATAGCTGTTTACTAACTGTTCATGAGTGCAGTTTTCAATGTCCGCTCTAGGGCAATCCGGGATGAACCGGCGATGTTCTTTAGGGTAGCGTTTGTAATACGTTGGCCCGTGTGAACCGACGATGTGGTAGAACAATACGTTATTCTCACTCAGGTTTTTAGTGTCACTGTCAAACTCTTCCAACATCGCAGTATCATAGCAAACCTGACTATTGCATAGGTGGTCATTATCGTGTGGTAGTAGAGCCATTTTT from Vibrio pelagius encodes the following:
- a CDS encoding DUF2955 domain-containing protein, whose translation is MFHNPANPIFRLVFTPILLLFYLHYSGAPVPFLAPVFVVILLTLMPSKPPFNMMLKLLAVLSVLSFGITTLSETLLSSSTGFLLFSWSLLCWSYYRSHRDPKDIVSTLTLIVVLLVIVMSQQTAVSLSGLPWILFMGFVVALIATYVSFWLFPGDEKDIQPDDSNIDGANEWIGIILFKATALCVVLYALIALESTQTLLIAITFGCMIRPPINRDSHSFGQHRFVTATLGILFTLPCMLAVTIGTSTYVVLGIAIFCGLQLACFAIRRQTNLTIYQLLFTNFTVLTYQIISNPGIESFSAQTTRLISISIAIALGVLVLNLFGSKQEK
- a CDS encoding HlyD family secretion protein; translated protein: MSKAESSSRKLSFIVIGVVLVVWLYSLWADRVTPITSTARIHSYLVRITPEVSGNLTQIHVRNNEIVDAGEVLFEIDPRDYQINLRSAEANLAIAGQNIGASTAAVEVAQAKVIESLAARDNAREQAARVSELAAKGVLSKSELDDANELKARAQANLEAAEAGLVQAKHNLGPEGKDNPQILAAIARLEKAQLDLQRTKVVAPSNGIVSNLQLTTGQKATTGSPLLTFIDPRGVWVSALVRENSLENIRAGQKAQIVLDALPGRVFEGRVESIGWGTGGSNEVDSTTGFLVADNNSLNAQRYPVNVVFDEEIIPENIRYGSKATVAFYTEQSSFGEWLASIWMKVLSIWTYVS
- a CDS encoding YadA C-terminal domain-containing protein → MNTFTKTLLASSVLLATSSAIAATANVQSFGDSTTAVDGQGLQQKIQVNADEIEKLKRDLTPQTGQSISELQQKVSAMVTQDTPKTKMLQDNRKLLTGGDIVTKSHVDMTDPQNPRMVPQTTTHTVGLKARLDELEQKVGVQHAENHLTQKADTLSSQIAGASSTAGTALSTANHNQDHIANLVAENSNIHAELSGGDVTTPVLDSNGHPTGSTTHYNAEGLKSRLDKVEQALGTPLSRDNTLQANADSISHKVEQNKQSAATAVSNAASAQTTANNAMTASRTNGGAITALQSETHALQGRVNTIEHSALNAASHDQLAKVNTESKSERTHLAEGVKQIAHDMDERQDVVEHVLGGSDGQHGVVGDVDQLKANQGVIATNQGHFNSRIGQIEQLVGGSPTATGILDQATNSANQARDAADAAQSTADQNTTDIQYNSANIAKNELQIKDLREALKKQAKRIDGGMAQASAFAGLVSPYNVGKINTTVALGHSGSANALALGAGMRINEQFTVKLGGAYDTGTEQVSSYVGAGWEW
- a CDS encoding YeeE/YedE family protein, which translates into the protein MEFSIPWHALTGGALLGLSAGLLMLFSGKVAGISGILGGLLTSKAGDRLWRVLFLFGMVISIVFTRPIGFELPDLSAMNLGLVIVAGGLVGIGTRLSNGCTSGHGIIGMGRFSKRSVVATCTFMIVAISVVFVRRMLGVL
- a CDS encoding NADH:flavin oxidoreductase codes for the protein MRRFQPLNIATHTLKNRLVVPPMASQTATTDGLTTDATTEHYRNLSRSGAGLVMVEYSFVHTTGKSEPNQLGAHNDECIEGMTKIADAIHSNGAKAGFQLTHCGGKAQLDICPDLMGPSGITVPAYDRTLPQPKAMSVDDIKLWIESFVQAAIRVEKAGFDFVELHCAHGYGLNQFLSPITNQRDDQYGGSLENRIRMVVDIIKAIRSTTQLAVMVRIPGQDLYPQGLTQESVVKMCQSFIATGVSIIDVSSGIGGWNRPKDRRGEGYLVSESHYLKKADLGVPIIGVGGIETADYIEQALEHSYFDLAAVGRAILRGPEQFANDVMTVHPPEIAY
- a CDS encoding YeeE/YedE family protein, which gives rise to MNPVSLFIALLSGVLFGIGMNISGMVDPANIFAFLDITGDWDPSLAFVMGGALLVFTPFYHFIIKPRGKTFDGNALNLPTNTKIDRTLVLGASIFGLGWGLGGICPGPAVASFGEGSITIILFIISMMSGMKLVAFVSQKFVTS
- a CDS encoding LysR family transcriptional regulator — translated: MKLNDLAVFVEVAKAPSMREAAKKIGMQPGTVSKLIKRIEAYYQQKLFDKHGTQWGLTEAGDMLFQRVIEMLAINDKIERELGKPRRPHLRVSGSEAVLGYFVPSLIERLLSHNHDVSLETKSAQDLTLLNKHEVDIALVSSLNGFPPHQRQLIATELSQANFVTVANQDHPLFSKEGAEAVSIESLLHYPFVVPSKPIYGAMAKHRSLDGWHDEEFSRRISARVDTISTLIALVKHQPLLAYLPDYVAKEHGLKVITVLGCPYSCEQTVWLCRHSEVQHHCLQVFDNAL
- a CDS encoding aspartate kinase (catalyzes the formation of 4-phospho-L-aspartate from L-aspartate and ATP), with amino-acid sequence MSHTVEKISGSSMTAFDAVLDNIILKPTSQARYNRILVIPAYQGITDALLESKNTYEPGVYHYALSGSDLWESKLDSVVQRLLWVNESVFADPMLRREADDFIIKRTSHTRSWVRESLATKRCLPQIREQLAAIGEVHSAYNTALKAKRYGVQTKFIDLSDATNEPSQSFDTKLKNNLEDVDLSCELPVVAACSSHDINKSYQHDRRYGDLTLSRIAAITDAKQAVIHKSHHLSSGDPTLIGEGQVSPMEDSSYQVVDQLSALSNDVVHPAAIAELSEKNIDLHMRCTFEPEHPGTFISRDHSSAEHKIELVSGKEDVCSLKVELKNHSIDFNQLEKQIQLQSEFNLLHRYVKGKVAHYYFNCDVRHFGAILTKVKKLIPDSDITIQQVALLSVLGSKIELEQTLLKGCHALEINGIKPLHTYKSESKNSVKFIVSSAHYRASSCALHGAFLQS